In Pyricularia oryzae 70-15 chromosome 2, whole genome shotgun sequence, one genomic interval encodes:
- a CDS encoding isocitrate dehydrogenase codes for MRPAASRVFGQSAFLARQSLLRPQQQQQLYAAQFMRTMASQAKIKVKNPVVELDGDEMTRIIWQNIKDKFIHPYLDIDLKYYDLGLEYRDKTDDKVTLDAAEAIKKYSVGVKCATITPDEARVKEFNLKQMWLSPNGTIRNALGGTVFREPIVIPRIPRLVPSWQKPIIIGRHAFGDQYRAKDMVVPGEGKLTMTFTPKGGEPQEIQVFDFKNGGGVAQTQYNTDESITGFAHSSFKLALAKGLPLYMSTKNTILKKYDGRFKDIFEQLYQSTYKAEFEAKGIWYEHRLIDDMVAQMIKSTGGYIMALKNYDGDVQSDIVAQGFGSLGLMTSVLITPDGKTFESEAAHGTVTRHYREHQKGRETSTNPIASIFAWTRGLIQRGKLDETPDVVAFAETLERACIETVDIDGIMTKDLALACGKTARSDYVTTNEYLDAVERRMKSSLKEKL; via the exons ATGCGTCCGGCCGCCTCCCGCGTTTTTGGTCAATCGGCCTTCCTCGCTCGTCAATCGCTACTCCgtccgcagcagcagcagcagctttaCGCCGCCCAGTTCATGCGTACAATGGCGTCCCAGGCCAAGATCAAGGTCAAGAACCCAGTCGTCGAGCTGGACGGCGACGAGATGACCCGCATCATCTGGCAGAACATCAAGGACAAGTTCATCCACCCTTACCTCGACATCGACCTCAAGTACTACGACCTCGGGCTCGAGTACCGCGACAAGACCGATGACAAGGTCACTCTGGACGCCGCAGAGGCCATCAAGAAGTACTCGGTTGGTGTCAAGTGCGCCACCATCACCCCCGACGAGGCCCGTGTCAAGGAGTTCAACCTCAAGCAGA TGTGGCTCTCCCCCAACGGCACCATCCGTAATGCTCTGGGCGGCACCGTCTTCCGGGAGCCGATCGTGATCCCGCGTATTCCGCGCCTGGTGCCGAGCTGGCAGAAGCCCATCATCATCGGCCGCCACGCCTTTGGCGACCAGTACCGCGCCAAGGACATGGTCGTGCCCGGCGAGGGCAAGCTGACCATGACCTTCACCCCCAAGGGCGGCGAGCCGCAGGAGATCCAGGTCTTTGACTTcaagaacggcggcggcgtcgcgcAGACCCAGTACAACACCGATGAGAGCATCACGGGCTTTGCCCACTCAAGCTTCAAGCTCGCCCTCGCCAAGGGTCTGCCGTTGTACATGAGCACCAAGAACACCATCCTCAAGAAGTACGACGGCCGCTTCAAGGACATCTTTGAGCAGCTGTACCAGTCGACCTACAAGGCCGAGTTCGAGGCCAAGGGCATCTGGTACGAGCACCGCCTGATCGACGACATGGTCGCCCAGATGATCAAGAGCACAGGCGGCTACATCATGGCTCTGAAGA ACTACGACGGTGACGTCCAGTCCGACATTGTCGCCCAGGGCTTCGGCTCCCTCGGCCTGATGACCTCGGTCCTCATCACTCCCGACGGCAAGACCTTCGAGTCCGAGGCCGCACACGGCACCGTGACTCGCCACTACCGCGAGCACCAAAAGGGTCGCGAGACCTCGACCAACCCCATCGCCTCCATCTTCGCCTGGACCCGCGGCCTGATCCAGAGGGGCAAGCTGGACGAGACTCCCGACGTCGTCGCCTTTGCCGAGACCCTCGAGCGCGCCTGCATCGAGACGGTCGACATTGACGGCATCATGACCAAGGacctcgccctcgcctgcGGCAAGACCGCCCGCAGCGACTACGTCACCACCAACGAGTACCTCGATGCTGTCGAGAGGAGGATGAAGTCGAGCCTCAAGGAGAAGCTGTGA
- a CDS encoding fatty aldehyde dehydrogenase, whose amino-acid sequence MGSKAGISSIPAFEATALDSIRPTCDKVLEMFASHKTKDLEWRKVQLRKLYWAVEDYTPMILEAMQLDFGKPAYEVLLSEISFVKNDCMFMLSNLNTFAKDEYLGSPHVPFAFRINQIRTRKEPLGSVLIISPYNYPFMLLLSPLVGAIAAGCTAVLKPSELAPHTAAVVKEMIERRLDPSAFAVVNGAVPEVNALLDWAQWDKIFYTGSTNIGKIIAKKAAETLTPVTLELGGLNPAFITRHADLYLAAKRLMWAKTFNAGQVCLSQNYVLVERPVLDSFIAELNRVHNEFFPRGARDSELARVINERHWLRMKKMLDESRGKIIMGGQMDQETLFMEPTAVLVDSADDSMVVEESFGPIFAVMAFDDLNAAIKLANSVDKTPLALYAFGKDHETNKVINEMTSGGASINDSFAHAQLNSVAFGGVKTSGQGAYRGKASFDCFSHHRTVAKTPGWMESLLRVRYMPYNMSELKKLAMLSSKSPNFDRQGREVRGLAYWSSLIFGMGAAGPKGAFARWLIVLVAAYAWMNRVAITNIYQLVKQLAAMY is encoded by the exons ATGGGTTCCAAAGCCGGGATTTCTAGCATACCGGCCTTCGAGGCCACAGCCCTGGACAGCATCCGGCCGACATGCGACAAGGTGCTCGAGATGTTTGCCTCTCACAAGACCAAGGACTTGGAATGGCGCAAAGTCCAGCTGCGCAAGCTGTACTGGGCCGTCGAGGACTACACCCCAATGATCCTCGAGGCCATGCAGCTCGACTTTGGAAAGCCGGCATACGAGGTCCTTCTCAGTGAGATCTCCTTTGTCAAGAACGACTGCATGTTTATGCTTAGCAATCTGAACACCTTCGCCAAGGATGAGTACCTCGGCAGCCCACATGTGCCGTTTGCGTTCCGCATCAACCAGATCAGGACGCGCAAGGAGCCGCTCGGGTCCGTCCTCATCATCTCGCCGTACAACTACCCGTTCATGCTGCTGCTCTCCCCCTTGGTTGGAGCTATTGCCGCCGGCTGCACGGCCGTGCTGAAACCCTCGGAGCTGGCGCCCCACACGGCCGCCGTGGTCAAGGAGATGATCGAGCGCCGCCTTGATCCTTCAGCATTCGCCGTCGTCAACGGTGCCGTGCCGGAGGTCAACGCACTCCTCGACTGGGCCCAGTGGGACAAGATCTTCTACACGGGCAGCACCAACATCGGCAAGATCAtcgccaagaaggccgccgAGACCCTGACGCCCGTCACGCTGGAGCTGGGCGGCCTCAACCCCGCCTTCATCACACGCCATGCCGACCTGTACCTCGCGGCCAAGCGGCTCATGTGGGCCAAGACCTTCAACGCTGGCCAGGTCTGCCTGTCGCAAAACTACGTCCTGGTCGAGCGCCCCGTCCTCGACAGCTTCATCGCCGAGCTGAACCGCGTGCACAACGAGTTCTTCCCGCGCGGCGCCAGGGACAGCGAGCTGGCCCGCGTCATCAATGAGAGGCACTGGCTGCGCATGAAGAAGATGCTGGACGAGAGCAGGGGAAAGATCATCATGGGCGGACAGATGGACCAGGAAACGCTCTTCATGGAGCCGACGGCGGTGCTCGTCGACTCCGCAGACGACTCCATGGTCGTGGAGGAATCCTTCGGGCCCATCTTTGCGGTCATGGCGTTTGATGACCTCAACGCCGCCATCAAGCTGGCAAACAGCGTCGACAAGACCCCGCTTGCGCTGTACGCATTCGGCAAGGACCACGAGACGAATAAAG TCATCAACGAGATGACATCGGGCGGCGCATCCATCAACGACTCGTTCGCGCACGCACAACTCAACTCGGTCGCCTTTGGCGGCGTCAAGACTTCGGGCCAGGGCGCATACCGCGGCAAGGCTTCGTTCGACTGCTTCTCGCACCACCGCACCGTCGCCAAGACGCCCGGCTGGATGGAGTCGCTGCTGCGGGTGCGCTACATGCCGTACAACATGTCGGAGCTCAAAAAGCTTGCCATGCTGTCGTCCAAGAGCCCCAACTTTGACCGCCAGGGCAGGGAGGTCAGGGGCCTGGCCTACTGGTCGTCTCTCATCTTCGGCATGGGAGCCGCCGGTCCCAAGGGTGCGTTTGCGCGTTGGCTGATTGTCTTGGTCGCTGCTTACGCGTGGATGAACAGAGTAGCTATTACGAACATATACCAGCTGGTCAAGCAGCTGGCTGCGATGTACTga